The following proteins come from a genomic window of Pseudomonas putida:
- a CDS encoding type II secretion system F family protein, whose product MNHSTQLYAWQGIDANGAEVRGQMAGRSPAYVRAGLQRQGIRVASLRPAGGLVWRWPARRAKSDPAGFSRQLATLLRAGVPLLQAFQVMGRSGCSAAQAALLERLKQDVAAGLGLADALQRHPQWFDGLYCNLVRVGEQSGTLDRQLEQLAGMLEQRQALLKRVRKAMLYPLLLLLTGLGVSAVLLLEVIPRFESLFAGFDAALPAFTQWVIDLSTGLGRHGPLLLITLLVVALGMRQLYRQHAPARLWISCQVLRLPVFGRLLGQAALARFARSLATAYAAGVPLLDGLGTVARACGGELHERAILRLRQGMANGQGLHQAMAAEPLFPPLLVQLTAIGESSGTLDQMLEKAASLYEEQVSQALDQLTSLLEPAIVLVLGLLVGGLVVAMYLPIFQLGSLI is encoded by the coding sequence ATGAACCATTCAACACAGCTCTACGCCTGGCAGGGCATCGATGCCAATGGCGCAGAAGTGCGCGGGCAGATGGCTGGGCGCAGCCCGGCCTATGTGCGGGCCGGGCTGCAGCGCCAGGGCATTCGCGTGGCTAGTTTGCGGCCCGCGGGCGGGCTGGTATGGCGCTGGCCTGCACGTCGGGCAAAGAGCGACCCGGCGGGTTTCAGCCGGCAGTTGGCAACGTTGCTGAGGGCGGGTGTACCGCTGCTGCAGGCCTTCCAGGTGATGGGCCGCAGTGGGTGCAGCGCGGCGCAGGCGGCGTTGCTGGAACGTTTGAAACAGGATGTGGCGGCGGGGTTGGGGCTGGCGGATGCGTTGCAGCGCCACCCGCAGTGGTTCGACGGGCTTTACTGCAACCTGGTACGCGTGGGCGAGCAATCCGGCACCCTCGACCGGCAGCTTGAGCAACTGGCGGGCATGCTGGAGCAGCGCCAGGCACTGCTCAAACGGGTGCGCAAGGCGATGCTGTATCCCCTGCTGCTGTTGCTCACCGGCCTGGGCGTGTCGGCGGTGCTGTTGCTGGAAGTGATTCCGCGCTTTGAAAGTCTGTTTGCCGGCTTTGATGCTGCGTTGCCGGCGTTCACGCAATGGGTCATCGACTTGTCCACAGGGCTGGGCCGCCATGGGCCGCTGCTGTTGATAACCCTGCTTGTGGTGGCATTGGGTATGCGCCAGCTGTATCGGCAGCATGCGCCAGCACGCCTGTGGATATCTTGCCAGGTACTGCGCCTGCCGGTGTTCGGTCGGCTGCTGGGGCAAGCGGCGCTGGCCCGTTTTGCACGCAGCCTGGCTACGGCGTATGCCGCTGGGGTACCGCTGCTGGACGGGCTGGGCACCGTGGCCAGGGCCTGTGGGGGCGAGCTGCACGAGCGGGCCATTTTGCGGCTGCGCCAGGGCATGGCCAATGGGCAAGGGCTGCATCAAGCGATGGCGGCTGAGCCGTTGTTCCCGCCGCTGCTGGTGCAGCTGACGGCCATCGGTGAATCAAGCGGCACCCTGGACCAGATGCTGGAAAAAGCCGCCAGCCTTTACGAGGAACAGGTCAGCCAGGCGCTGGACCAGTTGACCAGCCTGCTGGAGCCAGCCATCGTGCTGGTCCTGGGCCTGCTGGTCGGTGGCCTGGTGGTGGCGATGTACCTGCCGATCTTCCAGTTGGGTAGTTTGATCTGA
- a CDS encoding prepilin peptidase: MTLWTLLAEQPAYFFTLATLLGLLVGSFINVVAYRLPIMLERQWQREAQEALGLPTDEHERFDLCLPASRCPHCGHAIRAWENIPVLSYLALRGRCSACKQPIGSRYPLVELACALLSLTVAWHSGAAMEALALLAFTWSLLALSLVDHDKQILPDVLVLPTLWLGLIVNVFDTVVPLSDAIWGAVAGYLSLWTVYWLFKLITGKEGMGYGDFKLLALIGAWGGWQVVPLTLMLSSLVGAVVGLCMLRLRSHSMGTAIPFGPYLAIAGWIAVLWGDEIYASYLQLLGF; the protein is encoded by the coding sequence ATGACTTTATGGACTTTACTGGCCGAACAGCCGGCGTATTTCTTCACCCTGGCGACCTTGCTTGGCCTGTTGGTGGGCAGCTTCATCAATGTGGTGGCGTATCGGCTGCCGATCATGCTGGAGCGCCAATGGCAGCGTGAAGCGCAGGAGGCGCTGGGGCTGCCGACCGATGAGCATGAGCGCTTCGACCTGTGCCTGCCCGCTTCACGTTGCCCGCACTGTGGGCATGCGATCCGTGCCTGGGAAAATATTCCGGTGCTCAGTTACCTGGCCTTGCGCGGGCGCTGCTCTGCCTGCAAACAGCCTATCGGCTCACGCTACCCGCTGGTGGAGCTGGCCTGCGCCTTGCTGTCGCTGACGGTGGCCTGGCATTCCGGTGCCGCGATGGAGGCACTGGCCTTGCTGGCCTTTACCTGGAGCCTGCTGGCGCTGAGCCTTGTCGACCACGACAAGCAGATATTGCCGGATGTGCTGGTGCTGCCCACGCTGTGGCTGGGGCTGATCGTCAATGTTTTCGATACCGTGGTGCCATTGTCCGACGCCATCTGGGGCGCGGTGGCCGGTTATCTCAGCCTGTGGACAGTGTATTGGCTGTTCAAGCTGATCACCGGCAAGGAAGGCATGGGTTACGGCGACTTCAAGCTGCTGGCGCTGATCGGGGCCTGGGGCGGCTGGCAGGTAGTGCCGCTGACCTTGATGCTGTCGTCGCTGGTCGGGGCGGTGGTGGGGTTGTGCATGTTGCGCCTGCGCAGCCATTCGATGGGTACGGCGATACCTTTTGGTCCTTATCTGGCCATTGCGGGGTGGATTGCCGTGCTCTGGGGTGATGAAATATACGCCTCATACCTGCAACTGCTTGGATTCTGA
- the coaE gene encoding dephospho-CoA kinase (Dephospho-CoA kinase (CoaE) performs the final step in coenzyme A biosynthesis.), with product MTTAPFTPWILGLTGGIGSGKSAAAERFVELGVHLVDADQAARWVVEPGRPALASIVERFGPGVLLEDGQLDRTALRQLIFADPAQRKWLEQLLHPLIGQEIFSYLAKAESPYAVYVSPLLIESGQYQKTQRVLVIDAPQALQVARTLQRDNTSPEQVQAILKAQLAREERLRHADDVVVNDSDLAALHAQIDHLHHFYLTLRGGQP from the coding sequence ATGACCACTGCGCCGTTCACCCCCTGGATTCTCGGCCTCACCGGCGGCATTGGCAGCGGCAAAAGCGCCGCCGCCGAGCGCTTCGTCGAGCTTGGTGTGCACCTGGTCGATGCCGACCAGGCAGCGCGTTGGGTCGTGGAGCCCGGCCGCCCGGCCTTGGCCAGCATTGTCGAGCGCTTTGGCCCGGGCGTGCTGCTGGAGGACGGCCAGCTCGATCGCACAGCATTGCGCCAGTTGATCTTCGCCGACCCGGCCCAGCGCAAATGGCTTGAACAGCTGCTGCACCCGCTGATCGGGCAGGAGATATTCAGCTACCTGGCCAAGGCTGAGTCGCCGTATGCGGTGTATGTGTCGCCGCTGCTGATCGAGTCTGGCCAGTACCAGAAAACCCAGCGAGTGCTGGTGATCGATGCACCGCAAGCGCTGCAGGTTGCGCGCACCTTGCAGCGGGACAACACCAGCCCCGAGCAGGTACAAGCCATCCTCAAGGCTCAGTTGGCCCGCGAAGAGCGCTTGCGCCATGCCGATGATGTGGTGGTCAACGACAGTGACCTTGCCGCGCTGCATGCGCAGATCGACCATCTGCACCACTTTTACCTGACTTTACGAGGAGGCCAGCCATGA
- the yacG gene encoding DNA gyrase inhibitor YacG — MSQPLTVDCPTCGAPVEWDAKNAFRPFCSDRCKLIDLGAWAAEEHKIAGSQESEDELYSGDLEPRH, encoded by the coding sequence ATGAGCCAGCCATTGACCGTCGATTGCCCTACCTGTGGCGCACCTGTGGAATGGGACGCGAAGAACGCGTTCCGGCCGTTCTGCTCTGACCGTTGCAAGTTGATCGACCTGGGCGCCTGGGCGGCTGAGGAGCATAAGATTGCGGGGTCGCAAGAGTCCGAGGATGAGTTGTATTCGGGGGACCTGGAGCCGCGCCACTAA
- a CDS encoding energy-coupling factor ABC transporter permease, which yields MLFLNGCRLRYVHSLDRGIRQVISAQVLSSTSLTLGWVGFVPLLLWAANRTRWLELFADSRRQHLLFGTVFCLFALWLVRRDFDTGVSYHFIGMTAVTLLLDWPLAVLGGFLAQLGLLALGRQDLAALGINGLLLIGLPVLITEVCAILVERAQPRNLFVYIFCSGFFPAALTVLVCLLAGLGLLWLDRRFAMPEWLSDFVGYLWLMMFPEAFINGMVVSALVVFCPEWLETFNRTRYLQAPWKDE from the coding sequence ATGCTGTTTTTGAATGGGTGTAGACTCAGGTATGTCCACAGTCTCGACAGGGGCATTCGTCAAGTGATCAGCGCGCAAGTCTTGTCCAGCACCAGCCTCACGCTCGGTTGGGTAGGGTTCGTCCCTTTGCTGCTGTGGGCGGCCAACCGCACCCGCTGGCTGGAACTGTTCGCCGACAGCCGCCGGCAGCACCTGCTGTTCGGTACGGTGTTCTGCCTGTTTGCACTCTGGCTGGTCAGGCGCGACTTCGACACCGGTGTGTCGTACCACTTCATCGGCATGACCGCCGTGACGTTGTTGCTGGACTGGCCGCTGGCGGTGCTTGGCGGGTTTCTGGCCCAGCTCGGCTTGTTGGCGCTGGGGCGCCAGGACCTGGCAGCGCTTGGTATCAACGGCCTGCTGCTGATCGGCCTGCCGGTGCTGATCACCGAGGTGTGCGCCATCCTGGTCGAGCGGGCGCAGCCGCGTAACCTCTTCGTTTACATCTTCTGCTCGGGGTTCTTTCCCGCAGCACTGACCGTGCTGGTGTGCCTGCTGGCCGGGTTGGGGCTGCTGTGGCTGGACCGGCGTTTCGCCATGCCGGAGTGGCTCAGCGACTTTGTCGGCTACCTGTGGCTGATGATGTTCCCGGAGGCGTTCATCAACGGCATGGTGGTCAGTGCGCTGGTGGTGTTCTGCCCGGAGTGGCTGGAGACATTTAACCGCACGCGGTACCTGCAGGCGCCGTGGAAGGACGAGTAG
- a CDS encoding DUF1780 domain-containing protein, with the protein MDDSDYLRLLTIQAEQANAFLSNARKWERERWVCQRLLQGLNIPYRSEDFTPAGQEPPDVLFRDASFEVFFVLDEGRRLNDEWREELQRRRSAFSLAQLVRREARPRRIAATELLARLAPTLRKKAHNYRERGLDLSELDIIAFASLKREVLDLNTHFPPPTEYLRQGWRSLSLVGPTFARVLFAHPDAPDFLRGNLGRSIVFDVGISL; encoded by the coding sequence ATGGATGACTCAGACTACCTGCGCCTGCTCACCATCCAGGCCGAACAAGCCAATGCATTCCTCTCCAATGCTCGCAAATGGGAGCGGGAGCGTTGGGTATGCCAGCGCCTGCTGCAGGGGCTGAACATCCCCTATCGCAGTGAAGATTTCACCCCGGCCGGCCAGGAGCCGCCCGACGTGCTGTTCCGCGATGCGTCGTTCGAGGTGTTTTTTGTGCTCGACGAAGGCCGCCGGCTCAATGATGAGTGGCGCGAAGAGCTGCAGCGAAGGCGCAGCGCCTTTTCACTGGCCCAGCTGGTGCGGCGCGAGGCGCGGCCCAGGCGTATCGCCGCCACCGAGCTGCTGGCGCGGCTGGCGCCCACCTTGCGCAAAAAGGCGCACAACTATCGTGAACGCGGCCTGGACCTGAGCGAGCTGGACATCATCGCCTTCGCCAGCCTCAAGCGTGAAGTGCTCGACCTCAACACCCACTTCCCGCCGCCCACCGAGTACCTGCGCCAGGGTTGGCGCTCGCTGTCGCTGGTGGGGCCGACCTTTGCCCGGGTGCTGTTCGCCCACCCCGATGCCCCGGACTTTCTGCGCGGCAACCTGGGGCGCAGCATCGTGTTCGACGTGGGCATCAGTCTTTGA
- a CDS encoding DUF3094 domain-containing protein: protein MTSRLNPEDQRRVDEYLRAPQHQVERKPFRPWLLLVLVVAVTIGLGLISRLLSGLVL from the coding sequence ATGACCAGCCGACTGAATCCGGAAGATCAGCGTCGTGTCGATGAGTATCTGCGAGCCCCTCAGCACCAAGTCGAGCGCAAGCCATTCCGGCCGTGGCTGCTCCTTGTGCTGGTGGTTGCCGTGACCATCGGGCTGGGCCTCATCAGCCGCCTGTTGAGTGGACTGGTGCTATGA
- a CDS encoding NAD(P)/FAD-dependent oxidoreductase, whose translation MTHRIVIVGGGAGGLELATRLGKTLGKRKQAEITLVDANLTHIWKPLLHEVAAGSLNSSEDELNYVAQAKWNHFNFQLGRMSGLDREGKQIQLAATLDEEGRELVPARTLRYDTLVIAVGSNTNDFGTLGAAQHCLFLDTRKQAERFHQQLLNHYLRAHAGDQASEKISVAIVGAGATGVELAAELHHAAHELAAYGLDRIQPKDMHITVIEAGPRVLPALPERISVPVHKTLEKLGVTVMTNAAVSEVTADGLKTANGEVIQASLKVWAAGIRAPGFLKDIDGLETNRINQLVVRPTLQTTRDDDIFAFGDCAACPQPGSDRNVPPRAQAAHQQAEMLAKSLKARLENKPLPTYAYKDYGSLVSLSRFSAVGNLMGNLMGSVKLEGWLARMFYVSLYRMHQMALYGFFRTAMMMLGSKIGRGTEPRLKLH comes from the coding sequence ATGACTCATCGCATCGTGATTGTCGGCGGCGGCGCCGGCGGCCTGGAACTGGCGACCCGCCTGGGTAAAACCCTCGGCAAGCGCAAGCAGGCCGAGATCACCCTGGTCGACGCCAACCTCACGCACATCTGGAAGCCGCTGCTGCACGAAGTGGCCGCCGGCTCGCTCAACTCCTCGGAAGACGAACTGAACTACGTGGCCCAGGCCAAGTGGAACCACTTCAACTTCCAGCTGGGGCGCATGAGCGGCCTGGACCGTGAAGGCAAACAGATCCAGCTGGCCGCCACCCTTGATGAAGAGGGCCGCGAGCTGGTGCCTGCGCGAACCTTGCGCTATGACACCCTGGTCATTGCCGTGGGCAGCAACACCAACGACTTCGGTACCCTTGGCGCCGCGCAGCACTGCCTGTTCCTAGATACCCGCAAGCAGGCCGAGCGTTTCCACCAGCAACTGCTCAACCACTACCTGCGTGCCCATGCGGGTGACCAGGCTAGCGAGAAAATCAGCGTGGCGATTGTCGGCGCCGGTGCCACCGGTGTGGAGCTGGCGGCCGAACTGCACCACGCAGCGCACGAACTGGCGGCTTATGGCCTGGACCGTATCCAGCCAAAGGACATGCACATCACCGTGATCGAGGCAGGCCCGCGCGTGCTGCCTGCGCTGCCAGAGCGCATCAGCGTCCCGGTGCACAAGACCCTGGAAAAGCTCGGCGTGACGGTGATGACCAACGCTGCCGTCAGCGAAGTGACCGCCGATGGCCTGAAGACCGCCAACGGCGAAGTGATCCAGGCCAGCCTCAAGGTGTGGGCGGCCGGTATTCGTGCGCCGGGCTTCCTCAAGGATATCGACGGCCTGGAAACCAACCGTATCAACCAGCTGGTGGTGCGCCCTACCCTGCAAACCACCCGCGACGATGACATCTTCGCCTTCGGTGACTGTGCAGCCTGCCCGCAACCGGGCAGCGACCGCAACGTGCCGCCACGCGCCCAGGCAGCGCACCAGCAGGCCGAGATGCTGGCCAAGAGCCTGAAAGCGCGCCTGGAGAACAAGCCGCTGCCGACCTATGCCTACAAGGATTACGGTTCGCTGGTGTCGCTGTCGCGCTTCTCGGCGGTGGGTAACCTGATGGGCAACCTGATGGGTAGCGTGAAGCTGGAAGGCTGGCTGGCGCGGATGTTTTATGTGTCGCTTTATCGCATGCACCAGATGGCGCTGTACGGGTTCTTCCGCACGGCGATGATGATGCTGGGTAGCAAGATTGGGCGGGGCACTGAGCCGCGACTGAAGCTGCACTGA
- the clpB gene encoding ATP-dependent chaperone ClpB, translating to MRIDRLTSKLQLAISDAQSLAVGMDHPAIEPLHLLQALIEQQGGSIKPLLMQVGFDINNLRQTLVKELDQLPKIQNPTGDVNMSQDLARLLNQADRLAQQKGDQFISSELVLLAAMDENSKLGKLLLSQGVSKKALENAINNLRGGAAVNDANAEESRQALDKYTVDLTKRAEEGKLDPVIGRDDEIRRTVQVLQRRTKNNPVLIGEPGVGKTAIAEGLAQRIINGEVPDGLKGKRLLALDMGALIAGAKYRGEFEERLKSLLNELSKQEGQIILFIDELHTMVGAGKGEGAMDAGNMLKPALARGELHCVGATTLNEYRQFIEKDAALERRFQKVLVEEPSEEDTIAILRGLKERYEVHHKVAITDGAIIAAAKLSHRYITDRQLPDKAIDLIDEAASRIRMEIDSKPEVLDRLDRRLIQLKVESQALKKEEDEAAKKRLEKLTEEIERLEREYSDLEEIWASEKAEVQGSAQIQQKIEQARQELEAARRKGDLNRMAELQYGVIPDLERSLQMVDQHGKTENQLLRNKVTEEEIAEVVSKWTGIPVAKMLEGEREKLLKMEDLLHQRVIGQHEAVTAVANAVRRSRAGLSDPNRPSGSFMFLGPTGVGKTELCKALAEFLFDTEEAMVRIDMSEFMEKHSVARLIGAPPGYVGYEEGGYLTEAVRRKPYSVVLLDEVEKAHPDVFNVLLQVLEDGRLTDSHGRTVDFRNTVIVMTSNLGSAQIQELAGDREAQRAAVMDAVGAHFRPEFVNRIDEVVVFEPLGREQIAGITEIQLGRLRSRLSERELALSLSPEALDKLIAVGYDPVYGARPLKRAIQRWIENPLAQMILAGKFMPGSAITAKVQGEEIVFA from the coding sequence ATGCGAATAGACCGTTTGACCAGCAAGCTTCAATTAGCGATATCCGATGCCCAGTCCCTGGCCGTTGGCATGGACCACCCTGCCATCGAACCCCTGCACCTGTTGCAGGCGTTGATCGAGCAGCAAGGTGGTTCGATCAAGCCACTGCTCATGCAGGTCGGCTTCGACATCAACAACCTGCGCCAGACACTGGTAAAAGAACTCGACCAGCTGCCGAAAATCCAGAACCCCACCGGCGATGTGAACATGTCGCAGGACTTGGCGCGCCTGCTCAACCAGGCCGACCGCCTGGCCCAGCAGAAGGGCGACCAGTTCATTTCCAGCGAGCTGGTGCTGCTCGCCGCCATGGATGAGAACAGCAAGCTCGGCAAGCTGCTGCTCAGCCAGGGCGTGAGCAAGAAGGCCCTGGAAAACGCCATCAACAACCTGCGCGGCGGCGCGGCGGTGAATGACGCCAATGCCGAAGAGTCGCGCCAGGCGCTGGACAAGTACACCGTAGACCTGACCAAGCGTGCCGAAGAGGGCAAGCTGGACCCGGTCATCGGCCGTGACGACGAGATACGCCGCACCGTGCAGGTGCTGCAGCGCCGTACCAAGAACAACCCCGTGCTGATCGGCGAACCCGGCGTGGGCAAGACTGCCATCGCCGAAGGCCTGGCCCAGCGCATCATCAACGGTGAAGTGCCGGACGGCCTCAAGGGCAAGCGCCTGCTGGCGCTGGACATGGGCGCGCTGATCGCCGGTGCCAAGTACCGCGGTGAGTTCGAAGAGCGCCTCAAGTCGTTGCTCAACGAGCTGTCCAAGCAGGAAGGCCAGATCATCCTGTTCATCGACGAGCTGCATACCATGGTCGGTGCCGGTAAAGGCGAAGGCGCCATGGACGCCGGCAACATGCTCAAGCCGGCGCTGGCTCGTGGCGAACTGCATTGCGTCGGTGCCACCACGCTCAACGAATACCGCCAGTTCATCGAGAAGGACGCCGCCCTGGAGCGACGCTTCCAGAAGGTACTGGTGGAGGAGCCGAGCGAGGAAGACACCATCGCCATCCTGCGTGGCCTCAAAGAGCGCTATGAAGTGCACCACAAGGTGGCCATCACCGACGGCGCGATCATTGCTGCGGCCAAGCTCAGCCACCGCTACATCACCGACCGCCAGCTGCCGGACAAGGCCATCGACCTGATCGACGAAGCGGCCAGCCGTATCCGCATGGAGATCGACTCCAAACCGGAAGTGCTCGACCGCCTCGACCGTCGCCTGATCCAGCTGAAGGTGGAATCCCAGGCGCTGAAGAAAGAAGAAGACGAAGCAGCCAAGAAGCGCCTGGAGAAGCTGACCGAGGAAATCGAGCGCCTGGAGCGTGAGTATTCCGACCTCGAAGAAATCTGGGCGTCCGAGAAGGCAGAAGTGCAGGGCTCGGCGCAGATCCAGCAAAAGATCGAGCAAGCCCGCCAGGAGCTGGAAGCGGCCCGTCGCAAAGGCGACCTGAACCGCATGGCCGAACTGCAGTACGGGGTTATCCCGGACCTAGAGCGCAGCCTGCAGATGGTCGACCAGCATGGCAAGACCGAAAACCAGCTGCTGCGCAACAAGGTGACCGAGGAAGAGATTGCCGAAGTAGTGTCCAAGTGGACCGGCATCCCGGTGGCCAAGATGCTGGAAGGCGAGCGCGAAAAACTGCTGAAAATGGAAGACCTGCTGCACCAGCGCGTAATCGGCCAGCACGAGGCGGTGACCGCCGTAGCCAACGCGGTACGCCGCTCGCGTGCAGGCCTTTCCGACCCGAACCGGCCAAGTGGTTCGTTCATGTTCCTAGGCCCGACCGGTGTGGGCAAGACCGAGCTGTGCAAGGCCCTGGCCGAATTCCTGTTCGACACCGAAGAGGCCATGGTGCGGATCGACATGTCCGAGTTCATGGAGAAACACTCCGTGGCTCGCTTGATCGGCGCCCCACCAGGCTATGTAGGTTATGAAGAGGGCGGTTACCTGACCGAAGCGGTACGGCGCAAGCCATACTCGGTGGTGCTGCTGGATGAAGTGGAGAAAGCCCACCCGGATGTGTTCAACGTGCTGCTGCAGGTGCTCGAGGATGGCCGCCTGACCGACAGCCATGGCCGTACGGTGGACTTCCGCAACACGGTGATCGTGATGACCTCCAACCTGGGCTCGGCGCAGATCCAGGAGCTGGCCGGTGATCGCGAAGCGCAGCGTGCGGCAGTGATGGATGCGGTGGGTGCGCACTTCCGTCCGGAGTTCGTCAACCGGATCGACGAAGTGGTGGTGTTCGAGCCCTTGGGCCGCGAGCAGATCGCCGGCATCACCGAGATCCAGCTTGGTCGCCTGCGCAGCCGCCTGAGCGAGCGCGAGCTGGCCTTGAGCCTGAGCCCGGAGGCGTTGGACAAGCTGATCGCGGTGGGTTACGACCCGGTCTATGGCGCCCGTCCGCTGAAGCGTGCGATCCAGCGCTGGATCGAGAACCCGCTGGCGCAAATGATCCTGGCCGGCAAATTCATGCCGGGTTCGGCGATCACTGCCAAGGTGCAAGGCGAAGAAATCGTGTTCGCCTGA
- the pgeF gene encoding peptidoglycan editing factor PgeF gives MSGLTQALLFPDWPAPASVRACVTTRQGGISLPPYESFNLGDHVGDDPLAVAENRRRLSDEFAIQPAWLKQVHGLIVADADPSVVAEADASWTDQPGIACTVMTADCLPVLFCDRAGTRVAAAHAGWRGLAGGVLETTLERLALPPEEVLVWLGPAIGPQAFEVGLEVRDAFTAVHPEAAKAFVEGERPGKLMADIYALARIRLAARGVTAVYGGGFCTVSDERFFSYRRTPQGGRFASLVWLDPR, from the coding sequence ATGAGTGGCTTGACGCAGGCGCTGCTGTTCCCCGACTGGCCGGCCCCGGCCTCGGTTCGCGCCTGTGTCACCACCCGCCAGGGTGGCATTAGCCTGCCGCCCTATGAATCCTTCAACCTCGGTGACCACGTGGGCGACGACCCGCTTGCGGTCGCCGAGAACCGCCGCCGCCTGAGCGACGAATTTGCCATTCAGCCCGCCTGGCTCAAGCAGGTGCATGGCCTGATCGTGGCGGATGCCGACCCATCGGTGGTCGCCGAAGCCGACGCCAGCTGGACCGACCAGCCAGGCATTGCCTGTACCGTAATGACTGCCGACTGCCTGCCCGTGCTGTTCTGCGACCGCGCGGGCACCCGTGTGGCTGCCGCACATGCGGGCTGGCGCGGGCTGGCCGGTGGCGTGCTGGAAACCACGCTGGAGCGCCTGGCATTGCCGCCTGAAGAGGTGCTGGTGTGGTTGGGGCCTGCCATCGGCCCGCAGGCATTCGAAGTGGGCCTGGAAGTGCGGGATGCCTTCACCGCTGTGCACCCGGAGGCTGCCAAGGCCTTTGTCGAGGGCGAGCGGCCGGGCAAGCTGATGGCCGACATCTATGCGCTGGCGCGCATTCGCCTGGCGGCGCGCGGTGTGACAGCTGTTTATGGCGGTGGCTTTTGCACCGTCAGCGATGAGCGGTTTTTCTCCTATCGCCGCACCCCACAGGGTGGGCGGTTTGCTTCTTTGGTCTGGCTGGATCCTCGCTGA
- the rluD gene encoding 23S rRNA pseudouridine(1911/1915/1917) synthase RluD gives MSEIIQLSAEVPSELGGQRLDQVAAQLFAEYSRSRLTSWIKEGRLTVDGAVVRPRDTVHGGSMLALEAEQEAQGEWIAEDIELDIVYEDDQIMVINKPAGLVVHPAAGHASGTLLNALLHHVPDIVNVPRAGIVHRLDKDTTGLMVVAKTLQAQTKLVEQLQSRTVSRIYECIVIGVVTAGGKINAPIGRHGGARQRMAVTEGGKPAVSHYRVLKRFRSHTHVRVKLETGRTHQIRVHMAHVGFPLVGDQTYGGRFRIPPAASPTMVEAVKTFPRQALHARFLALDHPTTGERMEWASELPDDFVWLLSLLNQDREAFIG, from the coding sequence ATGTCCGAGATCATTCAACTTAGCGCAGAGGTACCGTCCGAACTGGGCGGTCAACGCCTCGACCAGGTCGCCGCCCAATTGTTCGCCGAGTACTCGCGTTCGCGGCTTACTTCGTGGATCAAAGAGGGCCGCCTGACGGTCGATGGTGCCGTCGTGCGCCCTCGAGACACCGTCCATGGTGGCTCCATGCTTGCACTTGAGGCCGAGCAAGAGGCCCAGGGCGAGTGGATCGCCGAAGACATCGAGCTGGACATCGTCTACGAAGACGACCAGATCATGGTGATCAACAAGCCGGCCGGGCTGGTCGTGCACCCGGCTGCCGGGCACGCCAGTGGCACATTGCTCAACGCCTTGCTGCACCATGTGCCGGATATCGTCAACGTACCGCGCGCTGGCATTGTCCATCGCCTGGACAAAGACACCACCGGCCTGATGGTCGTGGCCAAGACCCTGCAGGCGCAGACCAAGCTGGTCGAGCAGCTGCAGAGCCGTACGGTCAGCCGGATCTACGAGTGCATCGTGATCGGCGTGGTGACTGCCGGCGGCAAGATCAACGCCCCGATCGGCCGTCACGGTGGCGCACGCCAGCGCATGGCAGTGACCGAAGGCGGCAAGCCGGCGGTCAGCCACTACCGTGTGCTCAAGCGCTTCCGTTCGCACACCCACGTGCGGGTCAAGCTGGAAACCGGCCGTACTCACCAGATCCGTGTGCACATGGCCCATGTCGGTTTCCCGCTGGTCGGCGACCAGACCTACGGCGGCCGCTTCCGCATCCCGCCGGCAGCCAGCCCGACCATGGTCGAGGCGGTCAAGACCTTCCCGCGCCAGGCCCTGCACGCACGCTTCCTGGCGCTGGACCACCCCACTACCGGTGAGCGCATGGAGTGGGCGTCGGAACTGCCGGATGACTTCGTCTGGTTGCTGTCGCTGCTGAACCAGGACCGCGAGGCGTTTATCGGATGA